The Pirellulales bacterium region TTGCCAAGGCACATCAGACACAATGCCACGCGGAATTGGCACCGCAAGGTTCGAATGTCTTCCGCGCCGGCGGACTGCGCAAATTCTTCATAAGCAGTTTGCGCAAGATCTTTTGCTTCGCGGTAATGGCCCTGGTAGTACAAGGCGCCGGCCAGTGAATATTGCACCTCGCTCCATTTGACCGGGTCATCTTCCCGCGAGCAGGCCTGCTCCGCAGCGTGGAAGTGTTCCACGGCTTCGTCGTATTTGATTTGTTGGCTGGCGGCCTGGCCGGCGAGCTGTAATGCTTGGGCCACATCGGTCTTTTTGAGCGGCGCGGCATTTTTCGCTTCTTCTGCAGCCTGCAGCGCCAGTTTTTCCGCGTTTGCATAGTCTTTGGCCACATAGGCGGCGTTGGCTCGTTCGTAGGTGGTGGCCGAAGCAGAGTTTTGCAACTGCTCGGCAAACTTGGGCAATTGCTCGCGCAAAGTGCGCTCATCGACGCCCAATTTTTTGGCCAGTTCGGTATAAGTGCGGTCATCCGCGGCATCTTCACTCTGTTCGTGTTGCGCCGACTTGCTTTGGGTCTGTTGCACACTGGCAAACTGCATGACGCCTTCGCGCAGCAGTTGGCTCATTTTTTCCACGGATTCGGTATTCACGGACTCGCGATGAACAAGCCAAATGCTTAACCCCACGAGCAAGACCAGCAACAGCGCCACGGCCCAGGCCCATTGCTTTACTCCGCGGCGGAGGCGGCCTAAATCATCGCGCAGTTTGAGCACTTGCGCTTCCAGCGCATCGCGGCTCCGCAGCGGATGATACAGGTGCATGTCGGCTTGCACTCTCGCGCGGTACGCCGCTTGAAGTTGGCGTAGCTCCGGCGATTCCGGTTCGTGCGGATCGATTGGAAAATCGTCTTCTAGAAACAGATACCAGACCTTTTTTTTCCGCTGCCGGCCATATAATGCCTCGTACTGTGTGTAACTGACTCGGCCGAATGTTTCGTCCGTGGTGGGGGGCTCGGCGCCATAACAGTGACCCACCAATTGCACCAGGCCTTGGCAGTCGTCAATTTTGTGGCGAAGCATTTCGCGCAAATCGCCGGCTTCCGTGCCGAAAATATCTTGCCAGACTGGCTCGTAGCCCAAGAATTGCAGCGTGTTGGAAACCAACTGCCGAGCGCTACGCAATTCCTTACTAACCGTCGAGATGAAGATGAGCGG contains the following coding sequences:
- a CDS encoding tetratricopeptide repeat protein codes for the protein MTPRPLIFISTVSKELRSARQLVSNTLQFLGYEPVWQDIFGTEAGDLREMLRHKIDDCQGLVQLVGHCYGAEPPTTDETFGRVSYTQYEALYGRQRKKKVWYLFLEDDFPIDPHEPESPELRQLQAAYRARVQADMHLYHPLRSRDALEAQVLKLRDDLGRLRRGVKQWAWAVALLLVLLVGLSIWLVHRESVNTESVEKMSQLLREGVMQFASVQQTQSKSAQHEQSEDAADDRTYTELAKKLGVDERTLREQLPKFAEQLQNSASATTYERANAAYVAKDYANAEKLALQAAEEAKNAAPLKKTDVAQALQLAGQAASQQIKYDEAVEHFHAAEQACSREDDPVKWSEVQYSLAGALYYQGHYREAKDLAQTAYEEFAQSAGAEDIRTLRCQFRVALCLMCLGKFADAQRQFAAILAIAQKAVGPENSFTLSVRSAMANMARLQGKFAESEQECRAVLEIAVRAMAADDPIALSTRNTLGNALLGEGKYTLAEYEHRANLAIRLKSLGPENPSTLFSRQNVANALLAEGDAAAAEKEFQDVLAIRRRVLGSEHPDTQYLQSLLAQALANNNQSAEAEKLFRDLLAIQERLDGPESSGALSTQSWIGTTLYRQGKYDQAETQFRNLLAVRQRLLGRENSSTLFAQTNLANALMAEKKYADAEQNYRSILAADGQKLGPENETTLAIVNSLALALHKQGRDAEAQPLAQRAADAAKKVLGPGQADTIKYRQLVEELQSGKK